A segment of the Corylus avellana chromosome ca2, CavTom2PMs-1.0 genome:
AAGATATCGTAAAATCATTGAGGGTTCATTTTAGGTGAGGATGAAATAATGCAAATGAAACAACTAAATTGTAGTTTGGGGCAATATATATCGAGATCCCATTTCCCCCAATGCATGGGATGATTCAGTGGTGTAAGCTTAAATTCAAGCTAGAGGCTGCAGCTGAGCCGACCCCGCCAAGGGGTTGGATCACGTGATAGAACCTCAAACAAACAAGATCTCTTCTCTACCCATTTCAATCCAACGTCTCATCCCACGTCCACATGTCAGAGACTTATCGAAAAAACGAACGGCCCAATACCATTCCACCTGTCGCACAGGATTTAATATTTAATCCGATGATTAAACCATACTTAACTTGGCTTCTATACTCTCAATTACAAACCACCATACCACATTCCCCAGCTTGCTGCTACTGCTTGGCCTCTCTAGCTTTTACCCAAAACCCTAACTTCTCTGCAAATTTACACTCACTTTCATGCactctttctttcattctctttgACGTTCTTCTGCAAAACCCATCTCTGCAAATTCATGGCCGACTCCGACAACGATTCCGGAGGGCACAACACAAACTTCAGCAGCGAGTCGTCGCTGAGAGAGCAGGACAGGTTCTTGCCGATAGCAAACGTGAGCAGGATCATGAAGAAAGCTCTGCCGGCCAACGCGAAGATCTCCAAGGAAGCTAAAGAGACTGTGCAGGAGTGTGTGTCGGAGTTCATCAGCTTCATTACAGGAGAAGCGTCCGATAAGTGCCagagggagaagaggaagaCGATCAACGGCGACGATCTTCTGTGGGCCATGACGACGCTTGGGTTCGAAGAGTATGTTGAGCCTTTGAAGATTTATCTGCAGAAGTTCAGAGAGATGGAGGGAGAGAAGAGTGTTATGGGAAGGCAAGGGGAGAGAGACGGTGGCGATGGCAGTGTTGGGAATAGTGGGAACTCTGGGGGTGGGTTTGGTGGGGGTGGGATGTATGGTGGGGTGCAGTCCaatatgatgatgatgggaCATCATCACAATTATCATCAAGGCCATATGTATGGATCTGGTAGTGGTAGTGGAGCCTCTTCCGGAAGGCCAAGGTAGGTTTCAGTTGTTTCAAggatgatgatgacgacgacgatgatgttgatgatgatgattctaATTTCTCACTTGCTCTGAAAGAAATTGAGATATGTTTCCCTGGTGATTATATATGGTGCCATGTTTTCTTCTGTTGTTTTCCTGATTTTCCACTTCCCTTTTGATTAGAGTGATCGGTTGTGTGGGGATAATGTaggtttttctcttctttttgtgAAGTagaaggtgaagaagaagatagaaaaagaaaaaagaaaaaaaaaaggtcttttaGATCTTCCAATTAAGCATTGTAATTACCCCATATCATATTGATTActtttgataattaaatttctttttcattaattGTTACTAGCTATTCCAATCAAGTGATATAGGATAAATGCTTCATATAAATCCTTAGTAAGCAAGCAAGCTGACAATTTGTACTTAAAACATATATTATGAGTAAATCCAATTCCGATCTCTTAAGTGGGCATCGTAGTTTTCTTTTTGTAGGGTGTCCGAATCATACTGTAATTTTTGAATACCTCAATTGTAAGAGATTTTGATCCCAACAAATCATATGTTCAGTATAAGATTagcaattttttacacgacgCACGAATTCGACAAGAATTCAACATTAAATTAGCAGGCGATTTAGGATTAAGAGATTTTACTTGTTCAATTAAATTGGTTAGttaattaaagttaatttataCAGTATTATATTTATACCTTGACACGACCCGAATTGTCATCCTTAGTTCAATAATTGCAATCAAAGATTCTAAACATCATAAATgggtaaagtttttttttttttttttttttttttaagatttgagGATGAAGTGCTAATAAtgtactattttcttttctaattagaACACGTTATTAATGTATAAGTTCAATAAGGATTTGAGATGGATAACCTGttcatatatattgaaaatgtaCAAAACTTTTGAGAAATTGAATAATGGATAGAATTCATAGCTAAGTGGATAACATTGGGCCTATTTTGCCCACCGTGGATTGTAAACATAATCCCCAGTAGTTAGCTGTTTGTCTCCATGTCTAGCGATCTACCCTCACAAGAAAACAGACGAAGCACCTTTGTCTCCACTTGAGTTTGGCTACTTCCAACTGAATTACATATTTTCAACTGCTTTTTTCTCCATGTACGATTGTCTCTACGTccgacaaagttttcctcccaCGACAATTTTCTCCAATCAAAttcattaaattgacatatgtaattaattcaaattttgaaaattgcaTAAATGTTTGTGTTTTCATTTCGAATGAAAAGAATAATGTTCactatttctctaaaaaaaaaaattttaaagacgGATTGACAGTAGCATGTGACTAATAGtattactcaaaataaaatgtttaacCATTAATTACTTActaagtaataataaaaattatatttttatctcataattatcttA
Coding sequences within it:
- the LOC132171818 gene encoding nuclear transcription factor Y subunit B-3-like; amino-acid sequence: MADSDNDSGGHNTNFSSESSLREQDRFLPIANVSRIMKKALPANAKISKEAKETVQECVSEFISFITGEASDKCQREKRKTINGDDLLWAMTTLGFEEYVEPLKIYLQKFREMEGEKSVMGRQGERDGGDGSVGNSGNSGGGFGGGGMYGGVQSNMMMMGHHHNYHQGHMYGSGSGSGASSGRPR